In Capsicum annuum cultivar UCD-10X-F1 chromosome 7, UCD10Xv1.1, whole genome shotgun sequence, one genomic interval encodes:
- the LOC107877856 gene encoding LOW QUALITY PROTEIN: protein PLASTID MOVEMENT IMPAIRED 1-RELATED 1 (The sequence of the model RefSeq protein was modified relative to this genomic sequence to represent the inferred CDS: inserted 3 bases in 3 codons; deleted 1 base in 1 codon; substituted 6 bases at 6 genomic stop codons), with amino-acid sequence MLDDIEVINKALYFDNKIGQSSLMSAASNHSMSVEKSHQLKSKNKDGSIEKESKKSSWSWKGLKSLAFRNKKFNCCFFVQVHSVAGLSTLFDELFLVIHWKRRDGXLTTRPVVVSXGIAEFEKQLTHTCSISGSKNDPNQSTKSEAKHFLLYVSVYVTPVLDLGNHRVDLTRLLPLELDELEENSSGKWTTSFRLSGKAKGATMTVCLEYHIVGKTFTVFPSNTSLLEGKNLRRNSENAAKFLAQCEQSDELSTIIRRTGSLPARSSASQRSAENIKDLHEVLPVPSSELSISVNVIYQKLEEENVESSVDCKPQIDECCADVMTLKPDLALLLEPEKGIIENGDELSEVFIIELGVKVASEVWEGKEEDTTIIGDAPEDNAEPDSSLVMSNEEEPQLALLSKEVDSESKDLSVRACNFETDESAKESIMKELESALKSISDLANEGLDSQEDENEVINHDRGFEIKVNLRELRKEKSLSLDYDAESVATNFLDMLGIDHSPFAPSSESEPDSPREKLLTQFEKDTLAGGGSLFNFDMDIDHQEFACDSQTGSDWRSIYEYIDXSSNVDSYVEMPKIEIEATSIKTRASMLENLETEVLMHEWALNERTFQYSPPKSSSGFGSPIDIPLEDPYQLPPLREGLGPYIKTKNGGFLRSMNPSLFKYAKSGGNLIMQASSPVVVPAEMGSGIMEILQHLASIGIXKLSMQANKLMPLEDITGQTMQHIGWEAAPSLDGTXRQDLLQHEFEFGQNMAGIPSKKGKSQGAKPSKLELNSAGLDSDSEYVSLKDLAPLAMDKIEALSIEGLRIQSGMSYEDPPSNVSPXSIGEFSAIEEKKVNFGGVVGLEGTGGLHILDLNDGGDVDGLMGLSLTLEEWMRLGAGEIDEISERTSKLLATHHATRIDLFCGRSKRRGXGKTCGLLGNSFTVALMMQLRDPSRNYESVGTPMLALVQVERVFVTPQLKICSKVRKNNKDADGNAXAPKKESGVEVNKDNIPEDEQIPQNKITKVHVAGLKTGQGKKKLWGSSTQQQSGSHWLLANGMGKKNKYPLLKSKDGGSKSSIVVASQATTTVHPGETLWSISSRAHGTGATWKELTTLNPHIQNPNVIFPNXKVKLR; translated from the exons ATGTTGGATGATATTGAAGTTATAAATAAAGCCctatattttgataataaaattgGACAGAGTAGTTTGATGTCAGCTGCTAGTAATCATTCAATGTCTGTCGAAAAGAGTCATCAGCTGAAATCGAAGAATAAAGACGGTTCAATAGAGAAGGAGAGTAAGAAATCCAGTTGGAGTTGGAAGGGCCTAAAATCCCTGGCCTTTAGGAACAAAAAGTttaattgttgtttttttgttcaAGTCCATTCAGTTGCAGGGTTATCAACATTGTTTGATGAGCTTTTCCTTGTTATTCATTGGAAGAGACGAGATGGCTAGTTGACGACTCGTCCTGTTGTGGTTTCTTAAGGGATAGCTGAGTTTGAGAAACAGTTGACTCATACATGTTCTATATCTGGTAGCAAGAATGACCCAAACCAATCAACAAAATCTGAGGCTAAACATTTCTTGTTGTATGTTTCGGTATATGTGACTCCTGTACTTGACTTGGGAAACCATCGCGTTGATCTTACAAGGTTGCTTCCTCTTGAATTGGATGAGTTGGAGGAGAATAGTTCCGGCAAGTGGACAACTAGTTTTAGGTTGTCAGGTAAGGCTAAAGGTGCAACAATGACTGTTTGTTTGGAGTATCACATTGTTGGGAAAACATTCACTGTATTTCCCAGCAACACCAGTCTTCTAGAGGGGAAGAACTTACGGCGCAATAGTGAAAATGCAGCAAAATTTTTGGCACAATGTGAGCAAAGTGATGAGCTGAGTACTATAATAAGGCGAACAGGGAGCCTTCCTGCTCGATCATCTGCTTCACAGCGTTCCGCAGAGAATATAAAAGATCTTCATGAGGTTTTACCAGTTCCTTCCTCTGAACTTTCTATATCTGTAAATGTGATATATCAGAAACTTGAGGAAGAGAACGTGGAATCTTCAGTTGATTGCAAGCCACAGATAGATGAATGTTGCGCTGATGTTATGACCCTCAAACCTGACTTAGCCTTGTTATTGGAGCCTGAGAAGGGAATTATTGAAAATGGGGATGAATTAAGTGAGGTATTTATCATAGAGCTTGGTGTAAAAGTTGCCTCGGAGGTATGGGAGGGAAAAGAAGAAGATACCACGATAATTGGTGATGCTCCAGAAGATAATGCTGAACCTGATAGTAGTCTTGTGATGTCCAATGAAGAGGAGCCACAGCTTGCACTGTTGTCCAAGGAAGTTGACTCCGAGAGTAAAGACCTTTCAGTGAGGGCCTGTAATTTTGAGACAGATGAATCTGCCAAAGAGTCGATCATGAAAGAATTGGAGTCTGCATTGAAGAGTATCTCTGACTTGGCAAACGAGGGACTAGATTCTCAAGAAGATGAAAATGAAGTTATAAATCATGATAGAGGCTTTGAGATAAAAGTAAACCTTCGGGAGCTTAGGAAGGAAAAATCCCTAAGCTTGGATTACGATGCCGAATCCGTGGCCACTAATTTTCTGGATATGCTCGGGATAGATCACAGTCCATTTGCCCCGAGTTCTGAAAGTGAGCCTGACTCCCCAAGAGAAAAACTGTTGACGCAATTTGAGAAGGATACTCTGGCCGGTGGGGGTTCCTTGTTTAACTTTGATATGGACATTGATCACCAAGAATTTGCTTGTGATTCTCAAACTGGATCTGATTGGAGGAGCATTTATGAATATATTGATTAATCATCTAATGTAGATTCCTACGTGGAGATGCCAAAGATAGAAATTGAAGCAACAAGCATTAAAACTAGGGCCTCCATGTTGGAGAACTTGGAGACAGAAGTTTTGATGCATGAATGGGCCTTGAACGAGAGGACATTTCAGTATTCCCCTCCTAAGAGTTCAAGTGGGTTTGGAAGCCCAATTGATATTCCTCTTGAAGACCCTTATCAGTTGCCTCCTCTTAGAGAAGGCTTAGGACCCTACATTAAGACTAAAAATGGAGGATTTTTAAGGTCAATGAACCCTTCACTTTTCAAGTATGCAAAGAGTGGGGGTAATTTGATAATGCAAGCATCCAGTCCAGTGGTGGTTCCTGCAGAAATGGGATCTGGCATAATGGAGATACTGCAACATTTAGCTTCCATTGGAA GAAAGCTCTCTATGCAGGCAAATAAATTGATGCCTTTGGAAGATATTACTGGGCAGACAATGCAACATATAGGATGGGAGGCTGCACCAAGCTTAGACGGAACTTAGAG ACAAGATTTATTGCAGCATGAATTTGAGTTTGGACAAAATATGGCTGGTATTCCAAGTAAGAAGGGGAAATCGCAGGGAGCAAAGCCCAGCAAGTTGGAGTTAAATTCTGCCGGGCTTGACAGCGACTCAGAATACGTATCATTAAAGGACCTTGCTCCTTTGGCGATGGATAAAATTGAAGCCCTTTCAATTGAGGGTTTGAGAATACAGTCAGGTATGTCATATGAGGACCCACCTTCTAATGTAAGCCCATAATCCATTGGTGAGTTTTCAGCCATCGAGGAAAAGAAGGTCAACTTTGGAGGAGTTGTAGGTCTAGAAGGAACAGGTGGATTGCACATACTGGACCTTAATGATGGTGGTGATGTTGATGGGCTAATGGGCTTATCTCTCACTCTTGAAGAATGGATGCGGTTGGGTGCTGGAGAAATTGATGAAATCAGCGAGCGGACCTCCAAACTCCTTGCAACCCATCATGCTACCAGAATTGATTTGTTTTGTGGCAGGTCGAAAAGACGCG AGGGTAAGACTTGTGGATTATTGGGAAATAGCTTTACAGTGGCCCTAATGATGCAACTTCGTGATCCTTCAAGGAATTATGAGTCAGTTGGTACGCCTATGCTTGCTCTTGTTCAAGTGGAGAGAGTTTTTGTAACACCTCAACTGAAGATATGCAGCAAAGTTAGAAAAAACAATAAAGACGCCGATGGAAATG GAGCCCCAAAAAAGGAATCTGGTGTGGAGGTCAATAAAGATAACATTCCTGAGGATGAACAAATCCCTCAGAACAAAATCACTAAAGTGCATGTTGCAGGTTTAAAGACGGGACAAGGTAAAAAGAAATTATGGGGCTCGTCAACTCAACAGCAATCTGGATCACATTGGTTGCTGGCGAATGGAATGGGAAAGAAGAAT AAGTATCCATTACTGAAGTCAAAGGATGGTGGTAGTAAATCTTCAATAGTAGTTGCTTCTCAAGCAACTACAACAGTTCATCCTGGTGAGACATTATGGAGTATATCATCACGGGCCCATGGTACAGGGGCTACATGGAAGGAGTTAACTACATTAAATCCACACATCCAAAATCCAAATGTTATTTTCCctaattaaaaagttaaattgaGGTAG